From Capra hircus breed San Clemente chromosome 1, ASM170441v1, whole genome shotgun sequence, the proteins below share one genomic window:
- the LOC102181431 gene encoding keratin-associated protein 13-1 codes for MSYNCCSGNFSSRSLQDHLRYSGSSCGSSFPSNLVYSTDLCSPSSCQLGSSLYSQETCCEPIRTQTVVSRPCQTSCYRPRTSTFSSPCQTTFPGSLGYRSSSCSSLSSGSRSCYPVGCGGRGFRRLGYGICGFPVLSSGSGFCRPTFFASRSCHSSCYRPTCGSVFY; via the coding sequence ATGTCCTACAACTGCTGctctggaaacttctcctcccGCTCCCTCCAGGACCACCTGCGCTACTCAGGCTCCTCCTGTGGCTCCTCCTTCCCCAGCAACCTGGTCTACAGCACTGACCTCTGCTCTCCCAGCTCCTGCCAGCTGGGCTCCTCTCTCTACAGCCAGGAGACCTGCTGTGAGCCCATCAGGACCCAGACTGTGGTGTCCCGTCCCTGCCAGACGTCCTGCTACCGCCCGAGGACCTCCACATTCTCCAGTCCCTGCCAGACAACTTTCCCTGGGTCTCTGGGCTATAGgtccagcagctgcagctccctgAGCTCTGGATCCAGAAGCTGCTACCCAGTGGGCTGTGGAGGCCGTGGCTTCAGACGCCTGGGTTACggaatctgtggcttccctgtcctgagcAGTGGATCTGGATTCTGCCGGCCAACCTTCTTTGCCTCCAGGAGTTGCCACTCTTCCTGTTATAGGCCAACCTGTGGATCTGTCTTCTATTGA